A portion of the Francisella uliginis genome contains these proteins:
- a CDS encoding leucyl aminopeptidase: MKLVVNSQATTSAEILIVAQENLQKLIDETKCPNSKSLLDRKVFKATSGEVLPLLHTDKTVVLLGLGLRQDFLFSEYDKIISKAAEQLKKLNIKEVSVNIDYAFESGDAKQLTLDTVRALISETYVFDQLKSKKENYSLEHIELVYSGEQDIEEAAKIGSVIACGQNYAKDLQNLPANICNTDYMLNEARELTSRYETFNLDYLDQDDMAELGMGCALAVGRGSDMSNYTVCMEYNGGEEGQAPIVLVGKGLVFDNGGICIKPAAGMSTMKMDMGGAAAVMGIMKALAMLNLPINVVGVMGLAENAVDARSYRPGDVLKSMKGITVEVSNTDAEGRLVLCDTLTYVGKYKPKAVINMATLTGAMIVSLGDAFSGLMANSDKLANSLQQAANASNDLVWRLPLHKPYLKKLDSKVADIDHANHDRAAGSICAALFLSKFTEDYEWAHLDIAGSAMGDFINCKATGRPVPLLIHYLLSQAK; the protein is encoded by the coding sequence ATGAAACTGGTAGTAAATAGTCAGGCAACGACGTCTGCTGAGATATTAATAGTAGCGCAAGAAAATTTACAAAAACTTATTGACGAGACAAAATGTCCGAATTCTAAATCTTTGTTAGATAGAAAGGTCTTTAAAGCAACTTCTGGAGAAGTTTTACCTCTGTTGCATACAGATAAAACAGTTGTTCTTTTAGGACTTGGTTTAAGACAGGATTTCTTGTTTTCTGAGTATGACAAAATAATATCAAAAGCTGCAGAGCAACTAAAGAAACTCAATATAAAAGAAGTTTCGGTAAATATTGATTACGCATTTGAAAGTGGTGATGCTAAGCAACTTACACTAGATACTGTAAGAGCGCTTATATCAGAGACTTATGTTTTCGATCAGTTAAAATCAAAAAAAGAAAATTATTCATTAGAGCATATTGAACTAGTTTATTCTGGAGAGCAAGATATTGAAGAAGCTGCTAAGATTGGCTCAGTTATTGCTTGTGGTCAAAATTATGCTAAAGATCTACAGAATTTACCTGCAAATATTTGTAATACAGACTATATGTTAAATGAAGCTAGAGAACTTACATCTAGGTATGAAACGTTTAATTTAGATTATTTAGATCAGGATGATATGGCTGAGCTAGGTATGGGATGTGCTTTGGCTGTAGGCAGAGGCTCTGACATGTCTAATTATACTGTTTGTATGGAGTATAATGGTGGTGAAGAAGGTCAAGCTCCGATAGTTTTAGTAGGAAAGGGTCTAGTCTTTGATAATGGTGGTATATGTATTAAGCCTGCAGCCGGTATGAGCACTATGAAAATGGATATGGGTGGAGCTGCAGCTGTAATGGGTATTATGAAAGCATTGGCCATGCTTAACTTACCGATTAATGTGGTGGGTGTAATGGGACTTGCTGAAAATGCTGTTGATGCTAGATCTTATAGACCTGGTGATGTACTTAAGAGTATGAAGGGTATAACAGTTGAAGTAAGTAATACTGATGCTGAAGGTAGGTTAGTATTATGTGATACGCTGACTTACGTTGGTAAGTACAAGCCAAAAGCTGTTATAAATATGGCGACTTTAACAGGTGCTATGATAGTATCTCTTGGAGATGCTTTCTCCGGTTTAATGGCAAATAGTGATAAGCTAGCAAATAGTTTACAGCAGGCTGCTAACGCATCTAATGATCTTGTGTGGAGATTACCTTTACATAAGCCATATCTTAAAAAATTAGATAGTAAAGTAGCAGATATAGATCATGCAAATCATGACAGAGCAGCAGGGTCAATATGTGCGGCTTTATTCTTATCAAAATTCACAGAAGATTATGAGTGGGCGCATCTTGATATTGCAGGTTCTGCAATGGGAGATTTCATTAATTGCAAGGCTACAGGTAGACC
- the lptF gene encoding LPS export ABC transporter permease LptF, whose translation MILEKYYNRDIVNTFTSITLFIISIVSANLLIRLFHEAYSRGLGIDSIIKFVILTLPENVSLIAPIAMFLAIVICFGKYFSNNEMFVTLAGGVTWMEIVKNTLKPAVVLTIITLATTMYLTPLSKQTLDIYQSSLSAQALLSSVTDDKIIKIPDGRVLYIKDKSGSNLHNVFLYQKTAKDNEYKVITAPNAQIDSNKKAAYVDFKDVNIYTRNPKNFETSYGKADKAIYTIYDDTIRDFDHRRVDRYYMHSLIENFDNKDSKLATACKGEFFSRINNSLAVLVASLIALALCRLRPRQNKYAKLLPAVVVLAIYLCTNMFINTCMTNGSIPVWIGAWLPHIVFIIFAIRAIRKQNGSSRKG comes from the coding sequence TTGATTCTAGAAAAATACTACAATAGAGATATAGTTAACACATTCACATCTATAACTTTATTCATAATATCGATAGTATCTGCCAACCTTCTTATTAGGCTTTTCCATGAAGCTTACTCAAGAGGTCTAGGAATAGATTCGATAATAAAATTTGTTATTTTAACACTACCTGAAAATGTAAGTCTCATAGCTCCAATAGCAATGTTTCTAGCAATTGTCATTTGTTTTGGTAAATACTTCTCCAACAACGAGATGTTTGTAACTCTTGCAGGTGGTGTAACATGGATGGAAATAGTTAAAAATACCTTAAAGCCTGCTGTGGTACTAACTATTATAACTCTAGCAACAACAATGTATCTAACTCCTCTTTCAAAACAAACTTTAGATATATATCAATCATCCTTATCAGCTCAAGCACTCTTATCATCGGTAACTGACGATAAAATTATAAAAATCCCAGATGGAAGAGTTTTATATATAAAAGATAAATCAGGAAGTAATTTACACAATGTGTTTTTATATCAAAAAACCGCAAAAGATAATGAATACAAAGTTATTACAGCTCCTAATGCACAAATAGATTCAAATAAAAAAGCAGCTTATGTTGATTTTAAAGATGTAAATATCTATACAAGAAATCCAAAGAACTTTGAAACAAGCTATGGTAAAGCTGATAAAGCTATTTATACAATCTATGACGATACTATTAGAGATTTTGATCATAGAAGAGTTGATAGATACTATATGCATTCTTTAATAGAGAACTTTGATAATAAAGATTCGAAACTTGCAACTGCATGCAAGGGAGAGTTTTTTTCACGCATAAATAACTCTTTAGCTGTATTAGTAGCTTCTCTAATTGCTCTTGCTCTTTGTCGTTTAAGACCAAGACAAAATAAATATGCGAAGCTGCTACCAGCAGTTGTAGTATTAGCTATATACTTATGTACAAATATGTTTATTAATACTTGCATGACTAATGGCTCCATACCTGTTTGGATAGGTGCATGGTTACCTCATATAGTATTTATAATATTTGCTATTAGAGCCATTAGAAAACAAAACGGATCGTCTAGGAAAGGATAA
- the lptG gene encoding LPS export ABC transporter permease LptG: MLLNRIDRYIFKTVFGSFLIVTIIFCILFFIFTYLAQVSNNSSGASNIELIINTFYQLPGILYTLLPACAMVGALMGLSLLANHSEIIILRASGRSTFQIAKGVVLVGIIGSLVTMVFGGYIAPVLQKISDTNTVAYNTHDLWFKNKDGLMNISNIDPQERKAHGIRKFIIKDNKITQIRYAQTARYTNDTVADVYDISKVTFPTTERQKHIDIESGINKTNWSNPIPISVAQVITINDDDYLNFTQLSKYMFSRGQTNDTAIALKFWQEIFQPISLMVLILLSVPLSIGSTRSSTLIIKLILGAFFGFAFFIINQIFGPIALILHIPPIFGAAGPTAIALILLIYLFIKSKET; this comes from the coding sequence ATGTTATTAAACCGTATAGATCGTTATATTTTTAAAACTGTATTTGGTAGCTTTCTAATAGTTACGATAATATTTTGTATTCTTTTCTTTATATTTACATATCTTGCTCAAGTAAGTAACAATAGCAGTGGTGCAAGTAATATTGAATTAATTATAAATACTTTTTATCAACTACCTGGGATACTTTATACCTTACTACCTGCATGTGCTATGGTTGGTGCTCTTATGGGACTTAGTCTACTTGCAAACCATTCTGAGATAATTATTCTTAGGGCATCTGGACGTTCAACGTTTCAAATAGCTAAAGGGGTTGTTTTAGTTGGTATAATCGGCTCTTTAGTCACAATGGTTTTTGGTGGATATATAGCTCCTGTACTTCAAAAAATATCAGATACCAATACTGTTGCATACAATACCCATGATTTATGGTTTAAAAACAAAGATGGTCTAATGAATATTTCTAATATTGACCCACAAGAAAGAAAAGCTCATGGTATTAGAAAATTTATTATAAAAGATAATAAGATTACACAAATACGTTATGCTCAAACAGCAAGATATACAAACGATACTGTTGCTGATGTATACGACATAAGTAAAGTTACATTTCCGACTACAGAACGACAAAAACACATTGATATAGAAAGTGGTATTAATAAAACAAACTGGTCAAATCCAATACCAATATCAGTAGCTCAAGTAATTACCATTAATGATGATGACTATTTAAACTTCACTCAATTGAGTAAGTATATGTTTTCACGAGGTCAAACTAACGACACAGCAATAGCTTTAAAATTTTGGCAAGAAATCTTCCAACCAATATCTCTAATGGTTTTAATATTATTATCAGTACCATTAAGTATCGGCTCAACAAGATCATCAACGTTAATAATTAAGTTGATACTTGGAGCTTTCTTTGGTTTTGCCTTTTTTATTATTAACCAGATTTTTGGCCCTATTGCTTTAATATTGCATATCCCGCCAATATTTGGAGCCGCAGGACCAACAGCGATAGCTTTAATATTACTAATTTACCTATTCATAAAGTCAAAAGAAACTTAA